The region AGGGCGACAGAGACCGGGACGCATCCCACCCACAGAGGAGCCAGCGATTGCAGAACCCAGCCGCCATCCTGGAGGTCCTCACACCCAGTCCCCTTCAGCCCCCCGAGGAAGGGATGCAGAAAGACACTCTGATGCCACCCTCCTCTGCACCCTCGGCCTCCAACAGCGCCCTCAGCGCAGGCCAGCAGGCCGATGTGTCGGGAGTCCCTAGCAAGAGCCAGACCGGGTGCCGCGCCGCCTGCCCCAAAGCCTGCAGAAAGCCCAGCATATGCACGGTGATCCTGGAGGTTATGGCGGACAAGGGGGGACGCAGCCGCGTGTCCCTGACCACCCTCAAGAAGGCTCTCATCACCACGGGCTACAACATGACCCGCAACGCCTGGCGCTTCAAGAAAGTGCTCAAGAGGCTGGTGGACAAGGGCATACTCAAGCGGGTGTCCAGCAAGGGGACCTCAGGCTCCTTCCGCATGAACAAGAAGCAGGCCTCCAAGTTCAAGCTCGAGGCCAAAGGACGGGGACAGCAGAAGCAGTGCCGGTCTAGGCAGCGCGGGTCTGGGCAGCGGAGGTTTCTACTGAGCTCCAAACAAGGACGCAGGCGGCTAATCAAGGGGGCTCGCAGGGCGGCCAAATGCCGCCGCAATTAAGGAGGCAGGCCCAGGAAAACTCGCAGAGGGGCCAGGCCCACCGCAGGCTCAGAGCAGTGGCAATAAAAGGAGCCTGACTTATTTAATTCCTGTCTCCTGGAGTCTTTTTGGAGTtcgagggggtggggaaggaagagtgctggggcagggatgggggtgaGGCCATGGGTAGGGGAAACCTGGGCAAATTAAAGGCAAATTAAGGGCGAGATGGACTTAGGAAGGGCTTCGTGAATGGGAAACACCCAGAGGTATGAGCGGGTCTCACCACACCACAGGCACAGCAACCAAGGCCAGAAAGGGTCACAGTAAGTGTGTGGCAGAACCCGGGCTAGAGCCCAAGCACCGAATCCATAGCCAAGTGGGTGTGAATATGAGTGTGAGCACGAGTGTGCTGTAAGCCCCTCAAGCTGCTTCTCCAACCTTTTCCCCCAGGGTGGCAGGAGACCCCCCCAAGCCTGACCAGgtaccctcccctgccccatcccctgtTAGACTCTTCCATGGAAACCGAAAACATCAGAAGACCAAGCCAGGATTAGTGAGGCCCAGCATCCAGCCAGCCCAGGACTGGATTTCTGAGACCAGGGGTGGCCCCCCATCATCTCCAAATAATCTGGTCTGTCTGTGCTTCTCATGGAGGCTAGAGGGCCCCCCCCCCGAGGTGGGATCGGAGGCTCCCGCCCAGCCCCCAGCTTCCCCCTTTACTCACTCAGAGGTGGCCAGGTCTCTCTTCAGCCTGTGGAAAATCAGGGAAAGGGATTAACTGTTACCCACATCCCCCTCCCGGTGCCAGGCAGGACCCGAGCCCTGAGTCACCTAGAAAGGGCCCCCCTCCTTTTCTGGTTGGGCACCCCACTCCCTGGGGGGTCCCCACACAGCACAAATGCCACCCGGACTCCACGACAGAGCACCAGCCTcggggccctccctgccctctgtccccgGCACTCACCGTCCCTCCCGGCGGCAGCACATGACATAGGCCAGCAGCAGGGTGAGCAGCAGGGCCACCAGCAGAGGCACCAGGAGGGTGACCAGGGCGTCGGTCAGGAAGTCCCTGGCTGTGGCCTCCGTGGGTGGGCAGAAGAAGGGGTCACGTTCCAGGACCCCATCTCCCAGGGTGGGCACCTCGTCTGCAGGCTCTGGCACCGACTTATCCACCTGCTCGGAGAGCCCAGGGCTGAGCCAGGCGCCTCTGGCTGGACACAGAGACCACCCTCCCCCCGGGGGAACAGGGCAGGGATTCGGGGTGCCACTACCTACGGCTCCATGTGACAGgtttcctgcctgcctctcccagctcagGGGACACAGCAAGACACGCCCTGGACTGGGATCCAGGAGAGCGATTTTCAGAAGCAGGGCGGAGCCTGGTCCCAGCACACAGCTCCAGGGTCTGACTGTCTGGGGTCGAATCCTGACTCAGACAAGTGCTTACCCCCAGGTGCCTCAGCACTCTAACCGGGACAGCTGGAGCTCGACTGGTGCCTGTCTCCTGCGGTGCTTGTAAGAATAAAACGGGTGGCATGCTAGAGCCCAGCCCCTAGCCAGTGCTTCAGAGTGTTGCTGGTTACCAGCCCCTGGCTGCGCTATTGGCCAGGTCCCAAAAAGACAGAGCACTAGGGACCTCAGATACCTCCGCTCAACAACCAAGGAACAGTGGTGAGCGCCTCTGATTTATAACATGGGCCGCAGGCAGATTTGCTCAGTGACACCTTAGAAGGAAGCAGACAGAGCTGTCACATGAGGCCTTTGGTGGTCGGGTAAGGGTTTTGGAACCGCGTTGTGGGAACGACTATTATGGGCCTTCACGAGCCAGAGAGCTCTGGGTTGTGGACTCTGTCGCCCTCTTGTGGTAGGtggtggatgtgtgtgtgtgtgtgtgtgtgtgtgtgtgtgtgtgtgtgtgtagaaagagagagagagggagggagggagggagagggagagggagaatgaatatgaataatcagagagatgggaagggagcaGGGATCGGATGGTGATGAGAGCCATGTTGAATCCCCACCCGGAGCCAGGGCCTCTCCTCACCAGGGACACATTGCACCAGTCAACTCGGAAGTGAGAGGCCAAGGTGTCATAGCAGGACAGAAGCGGAGGCTGGCCCTGGGCACAGCGAGCATGGCTGTCGGGAGACGCCACCATCTTCAGGCAGGTGGAAAATGGTGAGGCAGAGCCCACCTTGATGTATACCCTGGACCCAGAGAGAGACCACTGTTAGCAAATGGGGAGGGTGGAGTTCAGGGTAGCCCGGGCTTGGGTGCAGGCAGGGACAGAGGGGGATGAGGGGTGGCTGGAGGGAGTGGGCCAGTGCGGTGGAACTGGGAGGTGTACATGGGCCTAGAGAGGCATGTCTGCAAGCTTCCTAGTAAGCATCTCTGCCACGAGCACATTCTCTGTAAACTAATTGACTGAGGCAAGTGGACTGCTCGGCAGCTTGGTTTACTCCAGCAGACTTAATGCCATTTGTCAGCTTGGTTTCATGTCTCCATTGACAAAGTTCCCCCAGAACTCTCATCGTGAGACAAGTCTCAGCCCTCCCAGTGGTCCGCTCAGCGCCAAGCAGACGCGGCGGTCTGAAGACAGTGCGCGATCCCAACGACCCGAGGAGCCAGGCTGCAAAGGCCCGTGTGAAGCCAGATTGCATCCTCAGCTAGAAAACGCCCACGTCTCAGCTTGCAAATCCTTCGGTGAGTACAGTTGTTCTTCCCACCTCTCAAAACCAGAAGTTTACCCAGCCACGCACATATGAAAGAGGCACTGCTAATTTATCGACTCTAGTTGGAaactgatgcctctctctctctctttaagattttatttatttatttttagagagaggggaagagaaggagaaagaagggacagaaacatcaatgtgtggttgcctctcatgcatcccctattcgggatctggcccacaacccaggcatgtgccctgactgggaattgaaccagtgaccctttggtttgcaggcccatgctcaatccactgagctacaccagccagggctgatgcctCCCTTAATTAAGGAAGAAGTTTTAGCAGAACAGAAAAAATGCAATGCCAAACAAGAGTaattaacaataaagaaaatgtataatacTATGAAGGGAAGATTCCAAAAagaatgcattttcattttttgcaataaagtcttttattttattattaatttttcatgtttcattatgtcttttttaatgtctctcttttatttttcttttatcttttacagCGAAATTGCCTCGTGGCCAATTAGTTAGGCAGAAGAAATGTTTGCAGCAAAAATGCTCGTGGCCAAAATGCTTGCAGCAAAGATGTTTATGGGAAAACACACAGAACCATGGCGAAGGGGTGCAAAGGTGGGCAAAGCCCCACCTGGAAATTAGGGAGACCCGTGTTCTGTGCCTAGCACCCAGACAGAAGGCAAACTGCCTCCTTCAGGAGGCCCTCCTAGGTTGCGTGCCTACCCTTCCTTGCGTCCCTCGATGGGAAGGGGAACACGACCCCCACGGTCCAAGGCAGAGGTGATGTTGAGCAGCTGGAGCTCTCCCGGCTCCCAGAGCCCCCCCAGGACTGTGAGGAAGCGGCTGGCAGGTGTCGAGGGCAGCACCTCCTCCACGTCATGGCTGCGCACCAAGAACTCAGCCTGGTATGGCAGCAGGGGCCCTGGAAGCATCCGGTCCGCACCTCAGGCTGCACCCAGCTCTGCAGAGACCCTTCCCAagcctccctgcaccccagctccTCCCTATGTCCCCTCagactccttccttcctccctgacaCCCCATCGATCACGGACCCCAAAGGCCCCTCCCCAACACCCACAGGCTGCCAGCAGAGCAGCCGAGATTACAACTCCAGAGGCTTTCCAAGAtgccctgctccccactgctCTCCAAGGTTTCCCTTCCACACACCCCGTCCAGGGGAGATGCTTCAAGACTGTTGCTgatggggtgtgggtggggcggTACCTTCTGGGTCCCCAATCAACAGCACCAGCCTCTGCTGGGTGGTGTCGAAGCTGTCCCGGTTGTAGGCTACgacctgcagggggcggggaagAGGCCCGAGGCGTGGGGTTAGCGGAGGAAGGCGGTGCAGCTGGGGCCTGGCAGGAAAGGGCTGAGCCACTCCCAGATTAGAGGCGTGTAAATAGTGTCAATGAACACCAATGAACCACCACGTGTGACACAGTCCACTGGGGTCCCTGCTGGTACCTCAATGACCTGGCGTCCGCGATCTTCTGAGGTGGGGCTACCGTAGAGGAAGCCAGGCTGGCGGGGGCTGCGCTGGGTATAGCGAAGCCACCGAGGCAGGTCTGGGTGACCCTGGAGGTGGGCGTGGTAGGTGACAGAGACAGTGGGCGGGTCGGCtggtggaagggaggagagggcatTGGAGACACGACAGGAGCCTTCACCAGCCACGCGCCAGGCTTGCCCAACCCACCGCAGTGCTCAGGAGGCCCCACTCACCGCCAGGCTCAGGAAGGCTGAAGAAGGTTCCGTGGTCCAGCGTGTGCACGAAGATACGGCCCACGACCGGGTGCAGAGTGGTCTGCTGGGCCTCGGCGCCCCCTAGCCCTGCCAGGAGACCTGTGTGGACCCCACAGCCCCCCAGCTGGTCTCGGCCTCAGcctggggctcccctcccccaccatgacCCTGGCACCCCTAAGGGACCAGAAGTGTGTGAGAGGAGGGGGCTCCTTTGCTGGCTCTGGGGAAAAGACAGGGTAGGGCCCTGGAGCCGTCACAAACTTAACCAGTGATGAGACCAGAGCTCAGTTTGGCTTGAATTCATGGAGCCCTGATTCTAATTTCAGGCCCCTGTTGGGGGTCACAGTGAGTGGAGACAAAGgtgtggctgggagggggtggagtgtgtgtgtgtgtgtgtgtgtgtggttaggGCACTTGGAAAAGAGCCCCTTGGCGAATGCCCGAAAGTCTGGGGGTGCGGGACAGGGGAGGGGCcttcgggggagggggcagccatTCGTGGAccctcacccacctcccctcaCATCCAGGGGAGCAGGCCCCCACCGGAGGCCCCTAGGAGCCAAGGGAAAGGTGTTCcgcaggccccaccccctcccagggccgAATTTagctggggccagggccggggcccagggagaggaggagaggcggCCACGCAGCCCGTTAAAGGGCCCACGACTCTCCTGCTCTTGGACCTACCCCTCAGtgctcccagccccacctcccggCTCCCAGCCCGACGTCCCCCTGGgcctcccaccagcccccccccccaccacagtcCTACTGACCCGGCCTCACCCCAGAAGCCTCCTCCTCAGAGGAATTCCCCTGTTTCCCTGTCATCACAACTAAACCCCACCCCGTCACCCCGGGCCTCGCCCCGAAGGAGGCCCTGACTTGCCCACAAGGAGAGGAGTCCAGACGGGCGCAGCGGCCATGGCAGCCCAGCCAGGCGGCCCCGGTGACAGAGTGACAGAGACAGGCACCCTGTGAGTGACGGGGACAGGGGCCTGGagcggggccgggggagggacGGGAGGTGCCCCAGAGCAGCTGGGCCCCGGTTCAGCCAGTGgagccctcccttccccacccagagCTGAATCTGGGGTGGACACCCTCCTCACGTGACAAGCTCCCCTGGATCACCCCTCCCGGTGGTGAGAGTGTGTTTCCTACCCacagcccccctcacccccacctacTGGAAACCTTCCTGGCTCCCCTCGCTCGGAGCTCCCTAGCTGCTGGGGGCCTTCAGGTCTTTCCTGGCCCTGGCCATCCAGGCTAGaatcccctcccctaccccccaccacccacgccccaccccaccccaccccaccccaggcttctGCCCAGCCTCActctgctgcccccccccccagtctgagACACTGTCCTCGGTCTGCACACTCCGCCCACGCTGCGCCCTCTGCCCgggctcccctcctgccctcatcCAGCTGGCAAACCTCCGCTCaccagcatcctctcctcccTGAACCTTTCTGTTCTCCCCTAGGCCCAGCAGGAGGGCCCCTTAACCCCTGTGACAGCCCAACCACACAGCTTTGTGGGGTGAAACAGGATCTTATTTTCTTTGGATCCTCGTCCAGGTCCTGACAATGAGCAGGTGCCGGGGACCCGGCGACAGCTTCCTCCACAGCACGCGTGGTTCCTGCCCACCCAGCTCTCAGCCCCAGTCCAGGGTCCTCCGACACGTCCCCCAGGTCTGAAAGGAGAGAGGTGCCCAGACAGGACCAGCCAGGGAGCGTCAGGGGAGCGGGGCACAGGCTGAGAGGCCCCCGGGCCTGGGTGTGAAGCGCCTTGACTGCTTCCTGGAGATGTGGCCTTCAAAGAGGTCACTCTCCCTGGACATTGTTTCCACAACGACAATGACACCTGCCTCTCCGTGTCCTTGTGAAGAATCCACAACATCACGAAGTCAGCACAAGTCCACGGAGCACCTACTCTGGAGCAGGCGCCGAGGAGGCAGAGGTGAGCAGACCCTGGCCGGGTGGGGCTCGAGTGCTGGTGGGCAGTGACAGCCAAGCCCTGCCTGTTCCCTGCTGCAGGTTTGACGTGCATTTACGTAGAGTAACTCACTCCGCCTCACAGCCGTTCCGTGAGGTAGGAGTTACCATTGTCcccatttgcagatgaggaagctgaggcacggAGAGGGTGTAACTTCCCCAAGGCCACACTGCTGACCAGCTGAGTGCACGTAAagccctcagcccaggcctgACTCAATCCACGGcgcttcttccccttctttctgcatCCGCTGAAGGACCCCAGTGTGGGTGTAATGGGGGGTACCTTCCTTCTAGGGGCTTCCACTCAGAGCAGGTGAGGGCTATACCCCCCAGCTGCCCTCAGAAGGAGGCAGGGGCTCACAGATGCTAAGTTTCCAAAATTCTTGGTGCCTATGGGAGCATCCCTGCTGACCTTGGGAAAAAGATGTCACCACCTCACCCCCATGACCAAGGCCATCTAGGCTCTGCCCTGGGTAGGTAGCCTGAAGCGGCGGGGGGTGGCCTGCAGACTGGGGTGTCTGGTGAGCAGGTGACTTagtccttttcccttcctctgacTGTCCCGCCTGTCCCCGGAGAGCCAGCAAATTCCGGAGTCAGCATCCACCCGGGCTCTCGGGCAGGGTGGTGTTTGACCCAGAGTCACCTCGGCCCCTCTCTGCCCGCTCAGAGGTGGAGGGTGAGAGGCAGAAGGGCtctggaggcagaggcagaatcTGAGGGCCCTGGGGGAGCGGGCGGAGGTGCCAGGGCCGGGCcagctgcccaggccccagcccctcagcAGCACCATgtgactccctccctccccaccccctgccatctCCCTTGCTATTTTTGGAGTCACCCACTCATACCCTCAGCTGTCTTAAGGTGGCAGTGCCCGAACTCAGTGCCACCTGGCCCAGAGAGGCCAGACTTCCttactgatgcttctctccctcccccaaaacCAGGGGGACCAGGGACTGTGTCAGGGCCCAGCTGGAAGTGCCCTGAAGGTCtcccctggcccagcaggggacctgccctcctcACAGCAGACTGCCGCTGGGACACTCAGCACCTTCTCTTCGTTGGGGGCTGCAGGTAGGGAGAAGAGTCACAGCACAGCGTCTTATCGACatgttttagaaatgtttaaataaaacagatacatagagTCGTATAATGAGCCCCCATATAgccatcacccagcttcaacgGTCAGTTCTCAGCCCACCGGTTTTCATCCGTACCCTTCCCGATCTCCCCCTCCTGTTCAATTGCCTCTGCCAACATATCAGTATGTATCTCTGGAAGAGAATCATTTTTTAACCTAATCACAAGTATTATATCTAATCACATGAGTAGACCCCAAAGttaataattccttaatatcagATCTATAGAGTTCAAATTTCCAATttatcatgtcttttttttttatggtgtaTTTGGATCAGGATTCAAATAAAATGCACACACCGCAACTGATTGAGAGGACCCCTAAATCTCTTTATAGGTTCctgctccatctctctctcctctctctctctctctctctcttttctctttttccttgagAGAACAGGTTATTTGTTGTATAATTTTCCACAGCCTGAGTTTTGCTGATTGCATCTCTGTGGTGTTCTTTCTGGTGTCCCTCTGACCTCTGCACTTCTTGTAAATTGTATTTCCTGCACATTGCCACTTTTCATAAACTGTAATTGGGTCAAGAGCCCCGATCAGGTGTAGGTTCCTTTTTTTGGACCAGACCCCTTCTTCCACCCAGAGGCACAGTGGACATTGATCTTGGTGcctcatccacccacccattttttaaaaaacaaaatggtgaTATTCAAATGCAATCACTCTTTCCTTCATTAGCTGGAACAATTCTACACAGAAAAACTGCCCCTCACTTCCTAGTTGGTTGTGGAATGATACACAGCTCATGTAGGAAAGACGGGATAAATGCTTGACTCCAGTCCTGTGTTCACCAATTTCCAAATAATGAGTTGGTTCCCTACCATCCTCTAAATGGTGACCAATTAGCTTTTTAAAGTTAGTAGCACAATTATGAATTTATGACTTTGAACGTATTCGATTGCTTCAATCTGTTGTGACCAGTGTTTGGTGCTAAAGTGTCCCGTCTTCAGCTGCCGACTTGGTCCTTGCCAGTTGCAGCATCCATCCATCTCAGGTGCTGGAGGGTCGGGTCTctacctctctgtctctctcagcatTGCCCCATAAGCTCGTCCTACCCTCAGCTAGCTGGGTCTCTGTCCCTGCTACTTTGCCATCTGCACCTGTCTCCCCAGATTTCTGCCGGATCTTGGCCCTTCAGTGTCTCAGTTATTCTCCCCGGTCCTTTGtacctctctctccccatcccagtgaatgtttgctgagtgaataatGATGGATTGAATGAATGCATCTTCTCCCCAATTTTGTCACAACCCACTTCCGTCTCTACGGACCTGTCTCTTGCTCTCGAGGGCCATATTTTCTTCGTCTGTGAATAAAACGGAGGATTATATGTTATCATGAGGGACAAAGGAAAGAGATTCCCGTCATTGTGATCTGATAGTCGCCTCTGCTTCCCAGACTCCACCCACATCCTTCTCAGCCAGCCTCTTCGCTGCTCCCCGCGCAACAACAATGGGGTGCAATCTGTCATCTCGCCACGAGAGGGCGCATCCGTCGGCTCCAGCTCGGACTTGCGCCTGCGCAGCTTGAGGACAGCTCGCGGGTGGGCACCCGGCCAGGAGTGGAGAGCCTGGGTGGTTGCCGAGCGCCCGGCCCCGGGTGGGGGATGCGCGTCAGAACGCGGCGACTAGGGGGAGTGACGGAGGAGGGGACCCACGCCTCTAGCTGtacctcttcctccccttccggGTCCAAAGGATGTTCTTCCAAACGGGGGAGGGACCCCGCATGGAGTCAGGGGGCTGGACACAGTgccctcttccccacctccccatcaTTTGTGTCAACCCTCGGACTGCCAAGGACATCTCTGTGTTGCCCCAGTcaccgcccccccgcccgcccacGACATTTTGGGGCACCTGCCTGAGGCAtatccagcctcctcctcccttcttacGAGTGGACTTCAGCCCTCAAAGGTGTTCGTTCCTTGAGCCTGGTGGCTGCCTACGTGGTCCGTCGTGATTCCGAGACTGCCCGAGACCCTCCCTGGCCAAACTTGTTAATTTACGGAGAAGGAGAGGTCCTACAGAACAGTATCCTGCACAGCTAGGACTGTGGAGGGCAAGTCCAGAGCCCTTTTCCACTGAGACACTTTCTCTCTGCAAAAAGGGACCAATGAGGGTCGATGAAATAACGGAAgcaaaagtgctttgtaaactgtaaagctCTGGAGAAAGTAAGGGgcctcttatttatttataactgacAGTGCAAGGCCATCTGCCCCGGGCCAGCCCACTGGTGCAGCCTGAGAGCTGGGAAAACTCGGGTGTAGAAGCCACCACTCAGGAATAGAAggattaggaaaataaaataaagaaaatctctgACATATTTTTGCAGATGGTGTGATTATTTGTATAGAAAATCTAAGATTCTGCAGGCATGTTATCGAGTTATTAAGAGAGATCAGCAAGGCTGCTGGACAAAGATTAACACccaataaaacacaaaattcaacCGTGTTTGTATACACGAGcaataatttatttgaaactacaatatctctttaaaaagaaattcacaatAAAATCAAAATCATACAGAACCCAGAAATGTCTTGGAAAAGATGTTTGAAGATATTCGTGAAGAAAAACTACAGGCTATAAAAGGCATAAACTGAGAGATGGAGAGATGTATTGATTTTAGGGATGAGAAGCCTCAATGTCATAAAGACAATTTCTCCATATTAATCTGCTTATTTAATGAGAGTCTACTCAACAGTCCTGGAGGATTTTCTCAGAGAGCAAggcaaactgattctaaaattcatatggaagagCAAAGCACCAGGAAGAGACTAGACAGTTCCGAAATATAATAAGTCCCTATCAGAGACCAAGACTTATTTGAAAGCgatagtaattaaaacaatgtggTACCCGTGCAGGGCTAGACAAAGAGATCAATAGAACAGAGTGCCCAGAAACAGTTCCAAGTGTATGTGGGGATTTGATTTATGATGGCCGTGGCACTGCAGTTCTGCGAGAGGGAATAAGCTATTCAATGAGAAAGTGTGGTGACATTTGGCTTTTCATATGAAAAATCTTCTCACCATCCAGAAAGATTAATTCCAGATGGATGAAAGACctacaagcaaaaaataaaactttaaaacaattagaagaaaatgtaggagatCTCGGGGTAGGAAAAGATTTCttagacaaaaaaaacaaacaaaccataacTCACAACATATTGATCAATGTTACTacattaccaaaaataaaaataaaagcaagcttTCTGCTATGAAAATGCCATgataaacaaagtgaaaagacattGACAGCCTGGGCAGTAACGCTAGCAGCACACGAAACAGGTAACAGTTAGTATCCAGGATATAAAGACCTCCTACAAATCAATCAGGAAAGCACAGACCATTTGAGTGCCACCCCAATGGCATGCTTTCCCCTCTTCCTTGCTAATAAAACCCCAGTGTGGTTCAGGAGTCAGGGGTCTAGGCTTTGCTGGAGAGTGGGCTTGTCCCATCCCCAGCAGGTAGACAGGGATTGGTTTAAATAGCATGATGATTCAGGTTCTCTGATTAATGATTAGTTTAGGTGTGGACATGTGTGCAACTGTGTTCACCAAGACGTAAAGAGAGGTCTCCTGTGGGGACTTTGGGAAGAGACACTAGGGAACCATTCACTTTCTTCTGCCTTGAAACATTGCTGTCCTCACGAGACACAGGGAGCTGAGCCTGCCACCTTGGACCCCAAGGGGCCAATCTGAGAGGCTAGCCCACATGTGAGGAGGGTATGATAGGAAGATGGAAAGAACCTGGTCTGTGAGCCTCTGAATGAACCGACCCTAGTACTTCTTGTGACGTAAGCTAGCAAAATTCCTTTCTGGCTTAAATCACATCTAGTTGGGCTTTCTTGTAGCAAATGCTGCAATAGATATCCGAGGATATGGACAGAAGCAATTTGCCCCGAGGAAACCCAGATGGCCCATGAGCATGATAAGATGCTTGACCTCATAGACAAGAAATGCAGATgcaaatgagataccacttcacgcccATCAGACTGGCGAAAATAAAGTCTAACAAGAGCAGATGTTGGCGAGAATGTAGTCAGACAGACATCTTGTACAAACTCGAGTGGTGAGAACATAGATTGGTTTGGTCACTATGGACAGCAATTTCACAGTCAAGTTGAATGCATGCCCACCCTACGACCCTGGCTTTCTGCTCTTAGGTATATATATTCTAAAGATGGTTCAGACAAGTACAATGGAGGAAGTGACAAATAAACTGTGGTGTATTCACATgatgaaataaaacacatgaGTTGAAATGAAGGAACCAAAGACACATATATTAATGTGGCTACACTGCAAAAAATGTATCAAGTGGGAAAAGAAATCCACACATGATAAACACAGTACCATGGTTGTCATACATGAGTACATTTTAATAATACAGAACGCATTACAATGTGTTGCTTTCTGGATGCTTAATAATGTAGGGAAAATAAGAAATTGTGGCTAGAGGTAAGGAGGAAGGGGATTCTGACACACGCTACAACGTAGATGAACCTGGGAGGCACTACGCTAAGCGAAGTAAGGCAAATACAGAAGGACAAAGACTGTGGTTCCACTGATGTGGGGTGCCCAGAGCAGTCAAGTTcatggagacaggaaggaggacgGTGGTTGTCAGGAGCTGGGAAGGGGAGACAGAGCGAGTTACCatttaatgggcacagagtttcatTTGGGAAGATGGAGACCGTTCTGGAGGCAGATGACTGTGACAATTGCACAACcgtgtgaatgtgcttaatgccactgaaccaTACACTTCAAGTGAAAATAGTAAATGCCGTGTTAAGTATATCTTACCATGAATACTAATACTTTTGAAAGCATGGGTTCTTAAGGACGCATTCCCAATTCGTGaga is a window of Phyllostomus discolor isolate MPI-MPIP mPhyDis1 chromosome 8, mPhyDis1.pri.v3, whole genome shotgun sequence DNA encoding:
- the LOC114503162 gene encoding spermatid-specific linker histone H1-like protein translates to MQKDTLMPPSSAPSASNSALSAGQQADVSGVPSKSQTGCRAACPKACRKPSICTVILEVMADKGGRSRVSLTTLKKALITTGYNMTRNAWRFKKVLKRLVDKGILKRVSSKGTSGSFRMNKKQASKFKLEAKGRGQQKQCRSRQRGSGQRRFLLSSKQGRRRLIKGARRAAKCRRN
- the SGCA gene encoding alpha-sarcoglycan, whose product is MAAAPVWTPLLVGLLAGLGGAEAQQTTLHPVVGRIFVHTLDHGTFFSLPEPGADPPTVSVTYHAHLQGHPDLPRWLRYTQRSPRQPGFLYGSPTSEDRGRQVIEVVAYNRDSFDTTQQRLVLLIGDPEGPLLPYQAEFLVRSHDVEEVLPSTPASRFLTVLGGLWEPGELQLLNITSALDRGGRVPLPIEGRKEGVYIKVGSASPFSTCLKMVASPDSHARCAQGQPPLLSCYDTLASHFRVDWCNVSLVDKSVPEPADEVPTLGDGVLERDPFFCPPTEATARDFLTDALVTLLVPLLVALLLTLLLAYVMCCRREGRLKRDLATSDIQMVHHCSILGNTEELRQMAASRDVPRPLSTLPMFNVRTGERLPPRVDSAQVPLILDQH